The following coding sequences lie in one Polluticoccus soli genomic window:
- a CDS encoding methylenetetrahydrofolate reductase, translated as MKVTQYLAEAKGPIVSLEILPPTKGKSIDSIYNHLDPLMEFKPAFVNVTYHRAEQVYKKRNDGSFERVEIRKRPGTVGICAAIMNKYKVEAIPHLICGGFSKEETENALIDLHFLGVKNVLALRGDAAANEKFFTPHPSGHRYADDLVKQIIGLNNGHYLEEDIMDGVKTDFCIGVAGYPEKHFEAPNLDTDIMYLKRKVDLGADYITTQMFFNNQHYYNFVSRCKEHGLEVPVLPGLKPLTNKRQLNMIPSIFNVEVPVELYNEMMKAKTPEDCDRVGEDWLLEQCRDLLKNNAPVLHFYTLGKPQVVYNVLKRLF; from the coding sequence ATGAAAGTCACCCAATATTTAGCTGAAGCAAAAGGACCTATAGTATCGTTGGAAATTCTTCCTCCTACCAAAGGGAAGAGCATCGACTCGATATACAATCATCTTGATCCGCTGATGGAGTTTAAGCCCGCGTTTGTTAATGTAACCTACCACCGTGCTGAGCAGGTTTACAAAAAACGCAACGATGGCAGTTTTGAAAGAGTAGAGATAAGGAAGCGTCCGGGCACAGTAGGTATCTGCGCTGCCATCATGAATAAGTATAAGGTAGAGGCTATCCCACACCTTATCTGCGGCGGCTTTAGCAAAGAAGAAACTGAGAATGCGCTTATCGACCTTCACTTTTTAGGTGTTAAGAATGTACTGGCCCTGCGCGGAGATGCTGCGGCCAATGAAAAATTCTTTACCCCGCACCCGAGTGGCCACCGTTATGCCGATGACCTGGTAAAACAGATCATTGGGCTGAACAATGGCCATTATCTTGAAGAAGACATTATGGACGGCGTAAAGACTGATTTCTGTATCGGCGTTGCCGGCTATCCCGAAAAGCATTTTGAGGCGCCCAATCTGGATACGGATATTATGTACCTGAAGCGCAAAGTAGACCTGGGCGCAGATTACATCACAACGCAGATGTTCTTCAATAACCAGCACTATTACAATTTCGTGAGCCGCTGTAAAGAGCACGGCCTGGAAGTGCCTGTGCTGCCGGGGCTGAAGCCGCTGACCAACAAGCGCCAGTTGAACATGATACCTAGCATTTTCAATGTAGAGGTGCCCGTGGAACTCTATAATGAAATGATGAAAGCCAAGACGCCGGAAGATTGCGACCGTGTAGGTGAGGATTGGCTGTTGGAGCAGTGCCGCGACCTGCTGAAGAATAACGCACCTGTGTTACACTTCTATACTTTGGGCAAACCCCAGGTAGTATATAACGTACTAAAAAGGCTGTTCTAA
- the lptB gene encoding LPS export ABC transporter ATP-binding protein, with translation MNLRIHTKGLFKRYRNRTVVNNVSFEVNQGEIVGLLGPNGAGKTTSFYMVVGLVKPDEGEVFLNDENITKLPMYKRAQMGIGYLPQEASVFRKLSVEDNIAAVLEMTKLTKAEQKEKLESLLEEFRLTHVRKSPGDVLSGGERRRTEIARALAVDPKFILLDEPFAGIDPIAVEDIQAIVSRLKYKNIGILITDHNVQETLSITDRAYLLFEGKILKAGVAEELAADEQVRKVYLGQHFELKRKDYTPGR, from the coding sequence TTGAACCTCAGGATACACACCAAAGGCCTTTTTAAACGATACAGGAACCGAACTGTTGTCAACAACGTTTCTTTCGAAGTAAACCAGGGAGAGATCGTTGGTTTGCTGGGACCTAACGGCGCAGGAAAGACCACGTCATTCTATATGGTGGTAGGCCTGGTGAAGCCCGATGAAGGCGAAGTATTCCTGAACGACGAGAATATCACCAAACTCCCTATGTACAAACGCGCGCAGATGGGTATCGGCTACCTGCCGCAGGAAGCTTCGGTTTTCCGCAAACTATCGGTGGAGGACAATATTGCAGCCGTGCTAGAGATGACGAAGTTGACTAAGGCCGAGCAGAAGGAAAAGCTGGAGTCATTATTGGAAGAATTCCGTCTGACACACGTACGCAAAAGCCCCGGTGATGTATTGAGTGGTGGTGAACGCCGGCGTACCGAGATAGCCCGCGCGTTGGCGGTAGACCCAAAATTCATCCTATTAGATGAGCCCTTTGCTGGGATTGACCCCATTGCTGTAGAAGATATCCAGGCGATCGTATCGCGATTGAAATATAAAAATATCGGCATCCTCATTACCGATCACAACGTACAGGAAACCCTGTCAATAACCGACCGCGCCTACCTGCTATTTGAAGGCAAGATCCTTAAAGCTGGTGTAGCTGAAGAACTGGCGGCCGATGAACAGGTAAGAAAAGTGTATCTTGGCCAGCATTTTGAGCTGAAAAGGAAGGATTATACACCCGGCAGATAA
- a CDS encoding GH3 auxin-responsive promoter family protein: MSIISPALKGFMKLRHSAIDNFMLNPVDTQLQVFNDLVGSAQFTEYGKQYGFEKINTVADFRKHVPINDYDTLKPYIERILEGEQKILWPSPISWFAKSSGTTSDKSKFIPVSKESLDDNHYKAGKDVLALYLRQFPDSKVLSGKCLVIGGSHQINQLNADSFFGDLSAVMLQNMPYYSHVMRTPDLSIALMDEWEQKIEMMAHTTIHENVTYIAGVPTWTIVLFKRILEISGAKNIHEVWPNLELYIHGGVSFTPYREQFRQFVPTGNMHYLETYNASEGFFAAQDELDSQDGMLLFLNHGIFYEFMPIEEYGKEQPQTLGLAEVELNKNYALIISTNGGLWRYLVGDTIQFTSLNPFRIRVSGRLKHFINAFGEEVIVDNSDHAIAEACKITGAVVNDYSAAPVYMTGESNGAHEWIIEFESLPCPLEQFTEAMDKALQKVNSDYEAKRHKNIALRMPIVHVMPKNGFNHWLKDKGKLGGQHKVPRLSNERKYLEEMMPYTKQ, encoded by the coding sequence ATGAGTATTATTAGCCCGGCACTGAAAGGATTTATGAAATTGCGTCACAGCGCGATCGACAACTTCATGCTTAATCCCGTGGACACCCAGCTGCAGGTTTTTAACGACCTGGTAGGTTCCGCGCAGTTCACCGAGTATGGCAAACAGTACGGATTTGAAAAGATCAATACTGTTGCCGACTTCAGAAAACATGTACCGATAAATGATTATGACACGCTCAAGCCATATATCGAACGTATATTAGAAGGCGAACAGAAGATCTTATGGCCTTCTCCTATCAGCTGGTTTGCCAAATCGAGCGGCACTACAAGCGACAAGAGTAAATTCATCCCGGTAAGTAAAGAGTCGCTGGATGACAACCATTACAAAGCCGGAAAAGATGTACTTGCATTGTACCTGCGCCAGTTCCCAGATTCAAAAGTGCTGTCGGGTAAATGCCTCGTAATTGGTGGCAGCCACCAGATCAACCAGCTTAATGCAGATTCATTTTTTGGCGATCTGTCGGCCGTAATGCTGCAAAACATGCCGTACTACAGCCACGTAATGCGTACACCCGACCTTTCTATTGCCCTTATGGACGAATGGGAGCAGAAGATCGAAATGATGGCGCATACCACGATCCATGAGAACGTAACTTACATAGCAGGCGTACCTACATGGACCATCGTACTCTTTAAAAGAATACTCGAAATATCTGGAGCCAAGAACATTCACGAAGTTTGGCCCAACCTGGAACTGTATATACACGGCGGTGTCAGCTTCACGCCATATCGTGAGCAATTCAGGCAGTTCGTTCCTACTGGCAACATGCACTACCTCGAAACCTACAACGCATCTGAAGGTTTCTTTGCGGCACAGGATGAGCTGGACAGCCAGGACGGTATGTTATTGTTCCTGAACCACGGCATATTCTATGAGTTTATGCCGATAGAAGAATATGGTAAAGAGCAGCCACAAACACTCGGCCTTGCCGAAGTAGAACTCAATAAAAACTACGCCCTGATCATAAGCACTAACGGCGGCCTGTGGAGATATCTTGTAGGCGATACTATACAATTCACATCGCTTAATCCATTCCGGATCAGAGTTTCGGGGAGGCTGAAACACTTCATCAATGCATTTGGCGAAGAGGTAATAGTAGACAATTCTGATCACGCAATAGCGGAAGCCTGTAAAATAACCGGCGCTGTCGTAAACGATTATTCTGCTGCACCGGTATATATGACCGGCGAAAGCAATGGTGCACACGAATGGATCATAGAATTTGAAAGCCTGCCCTGCCCACTTGAGCAGTTTACCGAAGCGATGGACAAAGCGCTTCAAAAAGTCAACTCAGACTACGAAGCTAAAAGGCATAAGAATATTGCATTGAGAATGCCCATCGTTCACGTAATGCCTAAAAACGGCTTTAATCACTGGCTGAAAGACAAAGGCAAGCTAGGTGGACAGCATAAGGTACCACGTCTCTCGAATGAGCGCAAGTACCTGGAAGAAATGATGCCTTATACAAAGCAATAA
- the yihA gene encoding ribosome biogenesis GTP-binding protein YihA/YsxC, whose translation MEIRSAKYLISSPKVEGCPKPDKPEYAFIGRSNVGKSSLINMLTNHSKLAKTSGSPGKTQLINHFIINDDWYLVDLPGYGYAKVSQTQRASWSKMIENYLKQRENLMTVFVLLDSRHDPQQIDLEFLRKLGEWGVPFNLAFTKADKSTQREVAKNVRTFVTEMKKEWEFIPRTFVTSAEKFHGRKEMLSFIEELNEQFKEESAGQ comes from the coding sequence ATGGAAATACGTTCGGCTAAATATTTGATAAGTAGTCCTAAAGTGGAAGGTTGTCCTAAGCCCGATAAACCTGAATACGCATTTATCGGCAGATCAAATGTGGGAAAATCCTCACTTATCAATATGCTCACCAACCACTCAAAACTGGCCAAAACCTCCGGCAGCCCGGGGAAAACCCAATTGATCAACCATTTTATCATCAACGACGACTGGTACCTGGTGGATCTTCCGGGGTATGGTTATGCAAAGGTGTCGCAGACTCAACGTGCCAGCTGGAGCAAAATGATCGAGAACTATCTGAAACAACGGGAAAACCTGATGACCGTATTTGTGCTGCTGGACAGCCGCCACGATCCGCAACAGATAGACCTTGAATTCTTACGCAAATTGGGCGAATGGGGGGTGCCTTTCAATCTGGCATTTACAAAGGCTGATAAAAGCACCCAGCGCGAAGTGGCTAAAAATGTACGCACCTTTGTCACGGAAATGAAGAAAGAATGGGAGTTCATTCCGCGAACCTTTGTTACCAGCGCTGAAAAGTTTCATGGACGCAAAGAAATGCTTTCATTCATCGAAGAGTTGAATGAACAATTTAAAGAGGAATCGGCGGGCCAATAA
- the ubiE gene encoding bifunctional demethylmenaquinone methyltransferase/2-methoxy-6-polyprenyl-1,4-benzoquinol methylase UbiE, whose translation MQLDDQSNPAAKILPDAQSNLSKKEQVAEMFNNIASKYDFLNHFLSMGIDRGWRKKAIAEIAQIRPKHILDVATGTGDLAIAASKIGPQKITGIDIAEQMLEVGRKKIAEKNLDKIIQLQKGDSEALPFSTDGFDAVICAYGVRNFEHLEVGLAEMSRVMRPGGKLAILEFSKPKTFPVKQLFSFYFKYILPALGKMVSKHSRAYTYLNESAMAFPEGKVFCQTLERCGFKNAKARPLTLGITTLYTATK comes from the coding sequence ATGCAGTTAGACGATCAATCAAATCCGGCAGCAAAGATACTTCCGGATGCCCAGTCAAATTTAAGTAAGAAAGAACAAGTTGCTGAAATGTTCAACAACATTGCCAGCAAATACGATTTTCTGAATCATTTTCTTTCGATGGGTATTGATCGCGGCTGGCGGAAAAAGGCCATTGCAGAGATAGCTCAGATACGCCCCAAACACATATTAGATGTTGCTACAGGTACAGGAGACCTTGCCATAGCTGCATCTAAGATCGGCCCGCAAAAAATAACAGGTATCGATATTGCGGAACAGATGCTCGAGGTCGGCCGGAAGAAGATCGCAGAAAAGAACCTGGATAAGATCATCCAACTGCAAAAAGGCGATAGCGAGGCGTTGCCTTTCAGCACCGACGGTTTTGACGCCGTCATTTGCGCCTACGGCGTGCGTAATTTCGAGCATCTGGAAGTCGGACTAGCTGAAATGAGCCGCGTAATGCGCCCGGGTGGCAAACTGGCGATACTTGAATTCTCCAAGCCCAAGACCTTCCCGGTAAAACAATTATTCAGCTTTTATTTCAAATACATACTGCCAGCTCTGGGCAAAATGGTATCCAAACATAGCCGGGCGTACACTTACCTCAATGAATCAGCCATGGCATTCCCGGAAGGCAAAGTGTTTTGCCAGACGCTGGAACGATGTGGGTTTAAAAACGCAAAAGCGCGGCCACTCACTTTAGGAATAACCACGCTATATACCGCTACTAAATAG
- a CDS encoding aspartate kinase produces MQVYKFGGASIATPDRLQALMPIIEGNKESLIMVVSALGKTTNALEAIVAAACGDRKQQAHELAHVLELDHLDYAKALLNDQVYADAAKALNVFFTELQWAIDEATADKYDYSYDQIVGIGELLSTRIFAFYLQQQGQNFEWVDVRDVIRTDDTYRDARVDWGYSQKQAEQVIGELLKAGKNVITQGFIGSTADNASVTLGREGSDYTAAMLAAMLKGEGVTIWKDVEGLQNADPKLFPNTVKIEAITYHEVIEMAFYGAQVIHPKTIKPLQNNGIPLYVKCFLDKNLKGTVIKNEVNSIFYPPLIVLKKNQILLQVTTKDFSFITEDNLSELYRIIHGLKVKVNLIQNAAISFVACIDNKEDNARKLIEALSEHYDVLSNENVELLTIRHHTPEIIFDLTKSRYILLEQKTRHTVQLVMK; encoded by the coding sequence ATGCAGGTTTACAAATTTGGTGGTGCGTCTATCGCAACGCCCGACCGCCTACAAGCTTTGATGCCCATCATTGAGGGTAATAAAGAATCGCTGATCATGGTAGTATCAGCGCTGGGTAAAACGACGAATGCGCTGGAAGCTATTGTAGCTGCAGCTTGTGGCGACCGAAAACAGCAAGCTCATGAATTGGCCCATGTACTGGAGCTTGATCACCTGGATTATGCTAAGGCGTTATTGAACGATCAGGTGTATGCAGATGCAGCAAAGGCACTAAATGTTTTCTTTACAGAGTTGCAATGGGCAATTGACGAGGCTACCGCTGATAAATATGATTACAGCTACGACCAGATAGTGGGTATTGGTGAGCTTTTATCCACCCGCATATTTGCTTTCTATCTGCAACAACAAGGACAAAATTTTGAGTGGGTTGATGTTCGCGACGTAATCCGCACAGATGATACCTACCGCGATGCAAGGGTTGACTGGGGCTATTCGCAAAAACAGGCCGAGCAAGTGATTGGGGAGCTTCTGAAGGCAGGCAAGAATGTGATCACCCAAGGTTTTATCGGGTCTACTGCTGATAACGCATCGGTAACGCTTGGTCGTGAAGGTTCTGACTATACGGCTGCAATGTTGGCTGCGATGCTGAAAGGTGAAGGTGTTACTATATGGAAAGACGTAGAAGGCTTACAAAATGCCGATCCTAAACTGTTCCCCAATACCGTGAAGATAGAAGCCATCACTTATCACGAAGTGATCGAGATGGCATTCTACGGCGCACAGGTGATACACCCGAAAACCATCAAGCCTTTGCAGAACAACGGTATTCCGTTGTATGTAAAATGCTTCCTCGATAAGAATCTGAAAGGCACGGTGATAAAAAATGAAGTGAACAGCATTTTCTATCCGCCGCTGATCGTACTGAAGAAAAACCAGATACTACTGCAGGTTACTACTAAGGACTTCTCGTTCATCACAGAAGATAACCTGAGCGAACTATATCGCATCATCCACGGTTTGAAAGTTAAGGTCAATCTTATTCAGAATGCTGCTATCAGCTTTGTAGCTTGTATCGATAATAAAGAAGACAATGCACGTAAGCTAATAGAGGCGCTAAGCGAGCACTATGATGTACTGAGCAATGAGAATGTTGAGCTGCTGACCATCCGACATCATACTCCTGAGATCATATTTGATCTGACAAAGAGCCGCTATATTCTGCTGGAGCAGAAAACGAGGCACACGGTGCAGTTGGTAATGAAATAA
- a CDS encoding pyridoxal phosphate-dependent aminotransferase — protein sequence MSRLSELAESLIGSEIVKLGNEISARIRSGEQIYNYTIGDFDPQIFPIPAELEEEIVKAYRDKHTNYPPGDGLLELRNAVSAFIREHEGIEYGIDEIQIASGGRPLIYSIFKTLVDKGDKVIYAVPSWNNNHYVHMNGGEHCVIEALPQNNFMPLASDIKPHIKGATLLCLCTPQNPTGTTMNKEELEQMCDMVIAENASRGDNEKKLYVMFDQMYFTLTYGETVHYNPVSLRPAMKEYTIFVDGISKAFAATGVRVGWSLGPAKVIAKIKALLSHIGAWAPMAEQLATAHYLVQTEAVNKYLSNLGAELSERLNRIYDGFVKLKEKGYPVDAVTPQAGLYLTIKIDLTGSSFNGKVLEDQAQVTQYLLSEAGFAVVPFYAFGANRQSPWYRLSVGTCRKEDIDVVIGKLDKALSQLQLQYSNQ from the coding sequence ATGAGCCGATTAAGCGAACTGGCCGAGAGCCTGATAGGATCTGAAATTGTAAAGCTTGGTAACGAGATCAGCGCCCGCATACGTAGTGGTGAGCAGATCTATAACTACACCATTGGTGATTTCGATCCGCAGATATTCCCGATACCTGCCGAGCTGGAAGAAGAGATCGTTAAGGCTTATCGCGACAAGCATACCAACTATCCTCCCGGCGATGGTTTGCTGGAGCTCAGGAACGCTGTTAGCGCTTTCATCAGGGAGCATGAGGGAATCGAATACGGTATCGATGAGATACAGATCGCCAGCGGTGGTCGTCCTCTTATCTATTCGATATTCAAAACGCTCGTCGATAAAGGAGATAAAGTGATCTATGCCGTGCCGTCATGGAACAACAACCATTATGTACACATGAATGGTGGCGAGCATTGCGTAATAGAAGCACTACCTCAAAACAACTTTATGCCGCTGGCTTCGGATATCAAGCCGCATATCAAAGGTGCCACGCTATTGTGTTTGTGCACACCGCAGAATCCTACCGGAACTACAATGAACAAGGAAGAGCTGGAACAGATGTGCGATATGGTGATTGCAGAAAATGCATCGCGTGGCGACAATGAGAAGAAGCTGTACGTAATGTTCGACCAGATGTACTTTACGCTTACCTACGGCGAAACTGTGCATTACAATCCTGTATCGCTCAGGCCGGCAATGAAAGAGTATACGATTTTTGTAGATGGTATCTCTAAGGCTTTTGCTGCAACAGGTGTCCGTGTAGGTTGGTCCCTTGGTCCCGCTAAAGTGATCGCCAAGATCAAAGCCTTGCTGAGCCATATAGGTGCCTGGGCTCCTATGGCTGAGCAACTGGCTACCGCACACTATCTCGTGCAAACCGAAGCAGTGAACAAATACTTGTCAAACCTCGGCGCCGAGTTGAGCGAACGCCTCAACAGGATATACGATGGCTTCGTGAAGCTGAAAGAAAAAGGTTATCCTGTAGATGCTGTGACACCACAAGCTGGTCTCTACCTGACCATCAAAATCGATTTGACTGGTAGCAGTTTTAATGGCAAAGTGCTTGAAGACCAGGCGCAGGTGACTCAATATTTGTTGAGCGAAGCTGGGTTTGCAGTAGTGCCTTTCTATGCATTCGGTGCCAACAGGCAGTCGCCATGGTACAGGCTGAGCGTAGGCACATGCCGCAAAGAAGATATCGACGTCGTTATCGGCAAGCTCGACAAAGCTCTGTCGCAACTTCAACTTCAATATTCAAATCAGTAA
- a CDS encoding OstA-like protein, whose amino-acid sequence MHLSRLFIFCLSLAGILLSQWSFAQNRTDTAGKVPIEVMPGTGRLQYVQTDSGAVNKLIGNVILKQGENMMYCDSAYFFLDRNTVEAFGNVRVVQPGSEATSDYMRYLGNTKLAYMKGNVMLTDGQSNLWSEEVEYNTGTKIGVYNQGGTVQNETTTLSSNAGVYDMRSKNARFTGEVIVTDPEYHVVSEDLGYNTETKLVTFYSPSVVTSDSSILQTSDGTYDSKNKIAHFISRSSVWNKEQYIESDILDYDRTTGIGVAIGNVISLDTIKKTTLYSGRSDYNEKKKTVLATIKPVLKQINGKDSIFIRADTLFSAAVNKQRDSIPVTRIVGKGKNAKKVVEYIADTTDADSSDPRYFIGYHHVKIFSDSLQGVCDSISYSTVDSIVRMMIDPIAWSRNSQITGDTILLYMDSSELRKIYVPNNAFMISQSGPPRAELWDQVQGKTLTGNLKNNTITDMLVRPDAQAIYYAKDDNGAYIGVNEASSERMRILFRDQGIYKIIFEQDVKQKMTPLNQADLPNMKLSRYQWHVNRRPRSLAELFE is encoded by the coding sequence TTGCACCTTAGCCGTTTATTTATTTTCTGTCTCTCACTTGCAGGAATTCTCCTGTCACAATGGTCTTTTGCGCAAAACCGTACCGATACTGCGGGTAAAGTGCCTATTGAAGTAATGCCCGGCACCGGGAGGCTACAGTATGTGCAAACCGACTCCGGCGCTGTCAATAAGCTGATAGGCAATGTAATACTGAAGCAGGGAGAGAACATGATGTATTGCGATAGCGCCTATTTCTTTCTTGATCGTAATACTGTGGAGGCTTTTGGGAACGTGCGCGTTGTGCAGCCCGGTTCTGAGGCTACGAGTGATTATATGCGCTACCTGGGCAATACTAAGTTGGCCTATATGAAAGGCAACGTAATGCTTACTGACGGGCAAAGCAACCTGTGGTCGGAAGAAGTGGAATATAATACAGGTACTAAAATTGGGGTGTATAACCAGGGCGGTACAGTTCAAAACGAAACAACCACTCTGTCCAGCAATGCCGGTGTTTACGACATGCGCTCGAAGAACGCACGCTTTACTGGTGAGGTTATTGTCACTGATCCGGAGTATCATGTTGTGTCTGAGGACCTAGGGTATAACACTGAAACAAAACTGGTGACCTTTTATTCACCATCTGTAGTGACCAGCGATAGTTCGATATTACAGACTAGTGATGGTACTTATGATAGCAAGAATAAGATCGCGCATTTTATCAGCCGGTCTTCTGTATGGAATAAAGAACAGTATATCGAATCCGATATACTCGACTACGACCGGACGACAGGTATCGGCGTAGCTATTGGAAATGTGATCTCGTTGGATACTATCAAGAAAACGACGCTATACAGCGGACGGTCGGATTACAACGAGAAAAAAAAGACAGTACTTGCCACTATCAAGCCTGTGCTTAAGCAGATCAATGGAAAGGATAGCATATTTATTAGAGCCGACACATTATTCTCAGCGGCAGTGAATAAACAGCGCGACAGTATCCCCGTCACGCGCATAGTAGGAAAGGGCAAGAACGCTAAAAAGGTGGTCGAATATATTGCAGACACCACAGATGCAGACTCGTCTGATCCACGATATTTCATTGGTTACCACCACGTCAAGATATTCTCAGATTCACTCCAGGGAGTTTGTGATAGCATCAGCTATTCGACAGTAGACTCTATCGTCCGCATGATGATAGATCCTATTGCGTGGTCGCGTAATAGCCAGATAACAGGTGATACCATTTTGCTGTACATGGATAGCAGCGAACTGCGAAAGATATATGTGCCCAATAACGCATTCATGATCTCGCAGTCAGGTCCGCCACGGGCCGAGCTTTGGGACCAGGTGCAGGGAAAAACGCTTACAGGTAACCTGAAGAATAATACCATTACTGATATGTTAGTGCGCCCTGACGCGCAGGCCATTTATTATGCAAAAGATGATAATGGTGCTTATATTGGTGTAAATGAGGCTTCCAGTGAGCGTATGCGTATTCTGTTCCGTGACCAGGGGATATATAAGATAATTTTTGAGCAGGACGTAAAACAGAAAATGACCCCTCTCAACCAGGCCGATCTGCCCAATATGAAGCTGAGCCGCTACCAGTGGCATGTCAACAGGCGCCCGCGATCGTTGGCAGAGCTGTTTGAATAG
- a CDS encoding MlaD family protein, which yields MKFSKEARIGLLVAVSLLIFFAGFYFLKGANLFSGENEYYVYYDDVQGLQPSASVQVKGLSVGRVSKIELNGGGKVKVMLAVSKKIKVVQGSSATLTTADLLGTKVIRLNMGASTTELEDEATIPGSVEGGMLDNISVEIAPLIKDVRHVVAVLDTVVIGFNDMLNPVTRQRLTNSVASLDVTMRNFSQLSDKLNRESAHLASIIRNTNSFTGNLASNNEQINQMIRNANTTMDQFSKAPINQTIKDLNHTIAQLQGVVNKVNENQGSLGMLVNDKQLYNNLTEAIKTLNFLMADINAHPSRYINVTIFGKKYKDTH from the coding sequence ATGAAATTTTCTAAAGAAGCCAGGATTGGATTGCTGGTCGCTGTATCCCTACTGATATTTTTTGCTGGGTTTTACTTCCTGAAAGGCGCCAACCTGTTTTCCGGTGAGAATGAATATTACGTGTACTACGATGATGTCCAGGGATTACAGCCCTCCGCAAGCGTGCAGGTAAAAGGCCTGAGCGTGGGGCGCGTTTCAAAGATCGAGCTGAATGGTGGTGGTAAAGTAAAGGTGATGCTAGCCGTTAGTAAAAAGATCAAGGTAGTACAGGGATCTTCGGCCACGTTAACTACAGCCGACCTTCTTGGCACCAAGGTAATACGTTTGAACATGGGGGCCAGTACAACAGAATTGGAGGACGAGGCAACGATACCAGGCTCGGTTGAAGGTGGAATGCTAGATAATATCTCGGTCGAGATAGCCCCGCTTATCAAGGACGTTCGTCATGTGGTAGCAGTACTTGATACCGTTGTAATAGGTTTTAACGATATGTTGAACCCGGTTACCCGCCAACGCCTGACCAATAGCGTGGCATCGCTGGATGTAACAATGAGAAATTTTTCGCAATTGTCTGACAAGCTAAACCGGGAAAGCGCTCATCTGGCATCAATTATCCGCAATACCAACAGCTTTACGGGTAACCTTGCTAGCAACAATGAACAGATCAACCAGATGATCCGCAATGCCAATACCACGATGGATCAGTTCTCCAAAGCACCGATCAATCAAACCATCAAGGATCTGAACCATACCATTGCCCAACTGCAGGGAGTGGTAAATAAGGTGAACGAGAACCAGGGTTCGCTCGGTATGTTGGTTAACGACAAACAGCTCTATAACAACCTGACCGAGGCGATAAAAACCCTGAATTTCCTCATGGCAGATATTAACGCGCATCCATCGCGTTACATAAACGTAACTATCTTTGGCAAGAAATATAAAGACACTCACTAA
- a CDS encoding MBL fold metallo-hydrolase: MLYIESFTFNAFQENTYLIYNDKKECWIVDPGMYDNNETKHLVEFIDQKQLQPKAIINTHTHLDHIFGVDALKTRYSIPFLVHEKDLPVLNGAAGSAMLFGFDFKNIPQPDDFLSETQPLQLGTDEVTILFTPGHSPGSVSFYYGPGNWVIGGDVLFSGSIGRTDLPGGNFDTLIYSIRTQLFSLPDETVVHSGHGPATTIAHEKKYNPFLQ, encoded by the coding sequence ATGTTATATATCGAGAGCTTTACCTTTAACGCCTTCCAGGAGAATACTTACCTGATATACAACGACAAGAAAGAATGCTGGATTGTAGACCCGGGCATGTATGACAATAATGAGACAAAACATCTTGTTGAGTTTATTGACCAAAAGCAATTACAACCCAAAGCTATCATCAACACGCACACACACCTCGACCATATATTTGGCGTAGATGCTTTGAAAACGCGCTACAGCATCCCATTCCTGGTACATGAAAAAGATCTGCCTGTACTAAACGGCGCTGCGGGTTCAGCTATGTTATTTGGTTTCGATTTTAAGAATATACCGCAACCAGATGACTTCCTATCTGAAACACAACCATTGCAGCTTGGCACCGATGAAGTAACCATACTCTTCACTCCAGGCCATTCACCAGGCAGTGTAAGTTTTTATTACGGACCCGGCAATTGGGTTATAGGAGGAGATGTGTTGTTCTCCGGCAGCATCGGTCGTACAGACCTACCCGGCGGCAATTTTGATACGCTCATTTACAGCATTCGTACGCAGCTATTTTCGCTTCCCGATGAAACCGTTGTGCATTCGGGTCATGGCCCTGCCACAACGATTGCGCACGAGAAAAAGTACAACCCGTTCTTACAGTAG